One window from the genome of Helicobacter pylori encodes:
- a CDS encoding glycosyltransferase family 8 protein: protein MQEIIPIVVVFDNNYCIPAGVSLYSMLVHAKRERERESKTLL from the coding sequence ATGCAAGAGATTATCCCTATTGTGGTGGTTTTTGATAATAATTATTGTATCCCTGCTGGTGTGAGTTTGTATTCCATGCTAGTGCACGCCAAACGAGAGAGAGAGAGAGAGAGTAAAACTCTTTTATAA
- the ndk gene encoding nucleoside-diphosphate kinase, which produces MKQRTLSIIKPDALKKKVVGKIIDRFESNGLEVIAMKRLHLSVKDAESFYAIHRERPFFKDLIEFMVSGPVVVMVLEGKDAVAKNRDLMGATDPKLAQKGTIRADFAESIDANAVHGSDSLENAHNEIAFFFAARDL; this is translated from the coding sequence TTGAAACAAAGAACGCTGTCTATTATTAAACCGGATGCGCTTAAGAAAAAAGTGGTAGGCAAAATCATTGATCGCTTTGAGAGTAACGGCTTGGAAGTCATTGCTATGAAACGCTTGCATTTGAGCGTTAAAGACGCTGAAAGCTTTTATGCGATCCACAGAGAGAGACCCTTTTTTAAAGATTTGATAGAATTTATGGTCAGTGGTCCGGTGGTGGTTATGGTTTTAGAGGGCAAAGATGCCGTGGCTAAAAACAGAGATCTTATGGGAGCGACTGATCCCAAACTCGCTCAAAAAGGCACTATCAGAGCGGATTTTGCTGAAAGCATTGACGCTAATGCGGTGCATGGGAGCGATAGCTTGGAAAACGCGCACAATGAAATCGCTTTCTTTTTTGCCGCTAGAGATCTTTAA
- the rpmF gene encoding 50S ribosomal protein L32, translating into MAVPDRRVSKTRAAKRRTHYSVKLAKPVKAKDGTWKLPHHINKFTKEY; encoded by the coding sequence ATGGCAGTACCTGATAGAAGAGTGAGTAAGACAAGAGCGGCAAAAAGGCGCACGCATTATAGCGTTAAGTTGGCTAAACCTGTGAAAGCCAAAGATGGCACTTGGAAGCTTCCCCACCATATTAACAAATTTACTAAAGAATACTAA
- the hofA gene encoding outer membrane beta-barrel protein HofA, whose translation MLNQKVWLGLLALNGVFLNAFEYQISARVGSFSRIAFNQSVINSKKGIYPTGSYVTTTGALQVDSSLLPKGIENHKLGFGVGGEIGSLAYDSTKFLIDEANPKAGFQPANWYYMGRWEGYLMQYSEKWTREQKSQNARPYVLYNLYLDYQYKDIFGIKLGRYPSKALFLSGFNQGFELFYRWKKFRIEWFSTFGRALANEQSIRDFYAPVNYKQKTNYGMHNLNLIYENKYIRVAPFIWFYPKNFNAPGFEITHDTKSYWKSLWRIQTTFYAWFPLYSDYLSKDYYRAALVGKKSVALFVFQRVHFRSYRFGWSVYKNFGNGSAQLGWNGSPVDPFYDTKDDTPYEDAYSNFYNANSITINAFIGKSVKNLLVQLYGKLTYSPRADAQSLGVTLKYNFKKHIYFMLMFNGYQITMHKGYKVGFFTSGYNPDFAQTIQNRSYFMSSMSYRF comes from the coding sequence GTGCTTAATCAAAAAGTTTGGCTAGGGCTTTTAGCTTTGAATGGGGTTTTTCTCAACGCTTTTGAGTATCAAATCAGCGCGAGAGTGGGATCATTTTCGCGCATCGCTTTCAACCAGTCGGTTATCAATTCAAAAAAAGGGATTTATCCTACAGGGAGTTATGTAACCACTACCGGGGCTTTACAGGTTGATTCTAGTTTGCTCCCTAAAGGGATTGAAAACCACAAACTGGGTTTTGGGGTGGGGGGCGAAATAGGATCGTTAGCTTATGATTCCACGAAGTTTTTGATTGATGAAGCCAACCCTAAGGCAGGGTTTCAGCCAGCGAACTGGTATTATATGGGGCGATGGGAGGGCTATTTGATGCAATATAGCGAAAAATGGACCAGAGAGCAAAAGTCGCAAAACGCCAGGCCTTATGTGTTATACAATTTGTATTTAGATTATCAATATAAGGATATTTTTGGGATTAAATTAGGGCGTTACCCCTCTAAAGCTTTGTTTTTGAGCGGGTTTAATCAAGGGTTTGAGCTTTTTTACCGGTGGAAAAAGTTTAGGATAGAGTGGTTTAGCACCTTTGGAAGGGCTTTAGCTAATGAGCAATCCATTAGAGATTTTTACGCTCCTGTCAATTACAAGCAAAAAACCAACTACGGCATGCACAATTTAAACCTCATTTACGAAAATAAATACATTAGAGTTGCGCCTTTTATTTGGTTTTACCCTAAGAATTTTAACGCTCCTGGATTTGAAATCACCCATGACACAAAGTCTTATTGGAAATCTCTTTGGCGCATCCAAACGACTTTTTACGCATGGTTTCCCCTTTATAGCGATTATTTGTCTAAAGATTATTACAGAGCCGCTTTAGTGGGTAAAAAAAGCGTGGCTTTGTTTGTGTTTCAAAGAGTGCATTTCCGCTCTTATCGTTTTGGCTGGAGCGTGTATAAGAATTTTGGGAACGGGAGCGCTCAATTAGGCTGGAACGGCTCGCCAGTGGATCCTTTTTATGACACTAAAGACGACACCCCTTATGAAGACGCTTATTCCAATTTTTACAACGCTAATTCCATAACGATTAACGCTTTTATAGGGAAGAGCGTTAAGAATCTTTTGGTGCAATTGTATGGGAAATTGACCTATTCCCCAAGGGCTGATGCACAAAGCTTAGGGGTTACTCTCAAATATAACTTTAAAAAACATATCTATTTCATGCTCATGTTTAATGGCTATCAAATCACGATGCATAAGGGTTATAAGGTAGGGTTTTTTACAAGCGGTTATAACCCTGATTTCGCTCAAACCATTCAAAACAGAAGCTATTTTATGAGCTCTATGAGTTATCGTTTTTAA
- the metK gene encoding methionine adenosyltransferase, with translation MKDSFLFTSESVTEGHPDKMADQISDAVLDYIIERDQKAKVACETLVSNGFCMITGELKTSVYAPMQEIAREVVKKIGYTDALYGFDYRSAAVLNGVGEQSPDINQGVDREDGEIGAGDQGLMFGYACKETETLMPLPIHLAHQLTFALAQKRKDNTLPFLRPDGKSQVSVRYENNKPVSIDTIVISTQHSPEVSQKHLKEAVIEEIVYKVLPKEYLHDNIKFFVNPTGKFVIGGPQGDAGLTGRKIIVDTYGGSCPHGGGAFSGKDPSKVDRSAAYAARYVAKNLVASGVCDKATVQLAYAIGVIEPVSIYVNTHNTSKYSSTELEKCVKAVFKLTPKGIIESLDLLRPIYSLTSAYGHFGRELEEFTWEKTNKAEEIKAFFKR, from the coding sequence ATGAAAGATAGTTTTCTTTTCACTTCTGAATCAGTAACTGAGGGGCATCCTGATAAAATGGCTGATCAAATCAGCGATGCGGTTTTAGATTATATTATTGAGCGGGATCAAAAAGCCAAAGTCGCATGCGAGACTTTGGTTTCTAACGGGTTTTGCATGATCACTGGCGAGTTAAAAACTTCTGTTTATGCCCCTATGCAAGAGATTGCAAGAGAAGTGGTTAAAAAGATTGGCTATACAGACGCTCTTTATGGCTTTGATTATAGAAGCGCGGCGGTTTTGAATGGTGTTGGCGAGCAAAGCCCTGATATTAATCAAGGCGTGGATAGAGAAGATGGCGAGATTGGGGCAGGGGATCAAGGGCTTATGTTTGGTTATGCGTGCAAGGAGACTGAAACGCTCATGCCCTTACCCATTCATTTAGCGCACCAGCTCACTTTCGCTCTGGCTCAAAAAAGAAAAGACAACACTTTGCCTTTTTTAAGGCCTGATGGCAAGTCTCAAGTGAGCGTGCGTTATGAAAACAACAAGCCTGTAAGCATTGATACGATTGTTATTTCCACCCAACATTCCCCAGAAGTTTCGCAAAAGCATTTAAAAGAAGCCGTGATTGAAGAGATCGTGTATAAGGTTTTACCCAAAGAATATTTGCATGACAATATCAAGTTTTTTGTCAATCCCACAGGAAAATTCGTTATCGGTGGGCCGCAAGGCGATGCGGGTTTGACGGGTAGAAAAATCATCGTGGATACTTATGGGGGGAGTTGTCCGCATGGCGGGGGAGCGTTTAGTGGGAAAGACCCTAGCAAAGTGGATAGGAGCGCAGCTTATGCGGCCCGCTATGTGGCTAAAAATTTGGTAGCGAGTGGGGTTTGCGATAAAGCGACCGTGCAGCTTGCTTATGCGATTGGGGTGATAGAGCCAGTGTCTATCTATGTGAACACGCATAACACGAGCAAGTATTCAAGCACGGAGTTGGAAAAATGCGTGAAAGCGGTTTTCAAACTCACGCCAAAAGGCATTATTGAAAGCTTGGATTTGTTAAGACCCATTTATTCGCTCACTTCGGCTTATGGGCATTTTGGGCGCGAGTTAGAGGAATTCACTTGGGAAAAAACCAACAAAGCTGAGGAGATTAAAGCGTTCTTTAAGCGTTAA
- the fabI gene encoding enoyl-ACP reductase FabI, with product MGFLKGKKGLIVGVANNKSIAYGIAQSCFNQGATLAFTYLNESLEKRVRPIAQELSSPYVYELDVSKEEHFKSLYNSVKKDLGSLDFIVHSVAFAPKEALEGSLLETSKSAFNTAMEISVYSLIELTNTLKPLLNNGASVLTLSYLGSTKYMAHYNVMGLAKAALESAVRYLAVDLGKHNIRVNALSAGPIRTLASSGIADFRMILKWNEINAPLRKNVSLEEVGNAGMYLLSSLSSGVSGEVHFVDAGYHVMGMGAVEEKDNKATLLWDLHKEP from the coding sequence ATGGGATTTTTAAAAGGTAAAAAAGGGCTTATTGTAGGGGTGGCAAACAATAAATCCATCGCTTATGGGATCGCTCAATCTTGCTTCAATCAAGGAGCTACTTTGGCTTTCACTTATTTGAATGAGAGCTTAGAAAAGCGTGTGAGGCCTATTGCACAGGAATTGAGTAGCCCCTATGTGTATGAATTGGATGTGAGCAAAGAAGAGCATTTCAAGTCGCTATACAATAGCGTTAAAAAGGATTTAGGCTCATTGGATTTTATCGTTCATAGCGTGGCCTTTGCCCCAAAAGAGGCTTTAGAAGGGAGCTTGTTAGAAACTTCTAAAAGCGCGTTTAATACCGCTATGGAAATTTCTGTTTATTCTTTAATAGAGCTGACAAACACTCTAAAACCTTTATTGAATAACGGGGCGTCTGTTTTGACTTTAAGCTATTTAGGCAGCACCAAATACATGGCGCATTACAATGTGATGGGGTTGGCTAAAGCGGCCCTAGAGAGCGCGGTGCGTTATTTAGCGGTGGATTTAGGCAAACATAATATTAGAGTGAATGCCCTATCGGCTGGGCCTATCAGGACGCTCGCTTCTAGCGGGATCGCTGATTTTAGGATGATTTTAAAATGGAATGAAATCAACGCCCCTTTAAGAAAAAATGTGAGCTTAGAAGAAGTGGGCAATGCTGGGATGTATTTGCTTTCTAGCTTGTCTAGTGGCGTGAGTGGGGAAGTGCATTTTGTGGATGCCGGCTATCATGTGATGGGCATGGGGGCTGTGGAAGAAAAAGATAATAAAGCTACGCTGTTGTGGGATTTGCATAAAGAACCATAA
- the lpxD gene encoding UDP-3-O-(3-hydroxymyristoyl)glucosamine N-acyltransferase, translating to MKLSELLSAYSIETEFSNDFEVHALAELDKATPNDISYIDQARYLKLLKDSKAGAVFIRKKESSKVPKHMQALIVDNPHLAFAKASHAFKIPFFKNPESVNEPKHFEKVTIMPNVMIGESVEIGENSLIYPGVVIADGVKIGKNCVLYPRVILYQNTILEDNVIIHAGSVIGGDGFGYAHTALGEHVKIEHVGIVRIQKNVEIGANTAIDRAVFGETLIKEGVKIDNLVQIGHNCVLGEHSIVVSQVGLSGSTTTGRNVVFGGQVGIGGHLHVGEFTQIGGKSAVGKDLPPNTNFAGAIPAMEIHEWHHFLAHLRTNFRKQQKTSLLQKAKGFFKS from the coding sequence ATGAAATTAAGCGAATTGTTAAGCGCCTATTCTATTGAAACGGAATTTTCAAACGATTTTGAAGTGCATGCTTTAGCGGAATTAGACAAGGCTACGCCTAATGATATTAGCTATATTGACCAAGCGCGTTACCTTAAACTTTTAAAAGATTCCAAAGCTGGGGCGGTGTTTATCCGTAAAAAAGAATCTTCTAAAGTGCCAAAACACATGCAAGCTTTAATCGTGGATAACCCGCATTTAGCCTTTGCCAAAGCTTCGCATGCCTTTAAGATCCCTTTTTTTAAAAACCCAGAAAGCGTGAATGAACCTAAACATTTTGAAAAAGTAACGATCATGCCTAATGTGATGATTGGAGAGAGCGTAGAAATTGGCGAAAACTCTTTGATTTATCCGGGCGTGGTGATTGCTGATGGGGTCAAAATCGGTAAAAATTGCGTTTTGTATCCTCGTGTTATTTTGTATCAAAACACGATTTTAGAAGACAATGTCATCATCCATGCGGGTAGTGTGATCGGAGGTGATGGCTTTGGTTATGCGCACACCGCTTTAGGAGAGCATGTCAAAATTGAGCATGTGGGGATTGTTAGGATTCAAAAAAATGTAGAAATTGGCGCTAACACGGCGATTGATAGGGCGGTGTTTGGCGAGACTTTGATTAAAGAGGGCGTTAAGATTGATAACCTGGTTCAAATCGGGCATAATTGCGTTTTAGGCGAGCACAGCATCGTCGTTTCTCAAGTGGGCTTGAGCGGCTCTACAACCACTGGCCGTAATGTGGTTTTTGGCGGGCAAGTGGGTATTGGGGGGCATTTGCATGTGGGTGAATTCACTCAAATTGGGGGTAAAAGCGCGGTGGGTAAGGACTTGCCCCCTAATACCAATTTTGCCGGAGCGATCCCTGCTATGGAAATCCATGAATGGCACCATTTCTTAGCCCATTTAAGAACGAATTTCAGGAAACAGCAAAAAACAAGTTTGTTGCAAAAAGCTAAAGGATTTTTTAAGTCTTAA
- a CDS encoding ketoacyl-ACP synthase III, whose translation MEFYASLKSIAMHVPSERVKNAEFQQFLDTSDEWIEKRTGIKERRFASNEEKSSDLGVIAAKQAIERAHLTPKDIDLVVVATLSPDFLAMPSTACVLSAKLGIENKPAFDISAACTGFIYLLSVAKAYVESGMCENVLIVGAEKTSSVLDFKDRGTCILFGDGAGACVIGRTKHLKESILDVQISANGNFSNYLYTPRTLKPTPFNAKEEASEPFLCMKGNEVFKLAVKTLLKDVEMILEKNALKPEDVRLFIPHQANFRIIQAVREHLDFKDEQVVLTVHKYGNTSAASIPMAMGEAYEEGHLKKGDLMLLDAFGGGLTWGSALVYFGG comes from the coding sequence ATGGAATTTTACGCCTCTCTTAAATCCATTGCGATGCATGTTCCAAGCGAGCGTGTGAAAAATGCAGAGTTCCAGCAATTTTTGGATACCAGCGATGAATGGATAGAAAAAAGGACTGGTATCAAAGAACGCCGTTTCGCTAGCAATGAAGAAAAAAGCAGCGATTTAGGGGTAATAGCGGCTAAACAGGCCATAGAGAGAGCGCATTTAACCCCAAAAGACATTGATTTGGTGGTTGTGGCGACCTTAAGCCCTGATTTTTTGGCCATGCCTTCAACCGCTTGCGTGTTGAGCGCGAAATTAGGCATTGAAAACAAACCGGCGTTTGATATTTCAGCCGCTTGCACGGGTTTTATTTATTTATTATCTGTGGCTAAGGCTTATGTTGAGAGCGGGATGTGCGAAAATGTGCTGATTGTGGGGGCAGAAAAAACGAGCAGCGTGTTAGATTTTAAAGATAGGGGGACTTGTATTTTATTTGGCGATGGGGCTGGGGCGTGCGTGATAGGCAGAACCAAACATTTAAAAGAAAGCATTTTAGACGTGCAGATTTCAGCGAACGGGAATTTTTCTAATTATCTCTATACGCCAAGGACTCTTAAACCCACGCCCTTTAACGCTAAAGAAGAAGCTTCAGAGCCTTTTTTGTGCATGAAGGGCAATGAAGTGTTTAAACTAGCGGTAAAAACGCTTTTAAAAGATGTGGAAATGATTTTAGAAAAAAACGCTCTCAAACCTGAAGATGTGCGTTTGTTTATCCCGCATCAAGCTAATTTTAGGATCATTCAAGCGGTGCGAGAGCATTTGGATTTTAAAGATGAGCAAGTGGTTTTAACCGTGCATAAATACGGCAACACTTCAGCAGCCAGTATCCCTATGGCCATGGGTGAAGCTTATGAAGAGGGGCACTTGAAAAAGGGCGATTTAATGCTTCTAGACGCTTTTGGTGGGGGATTGACTTGGGGTTCAGCGTTGGTGTATTTTGGAGGATAA
- a CDS encoding Mrp/NBP35 family ATP-binding protein, with protein sequence MYNAKLNKTCYKENSNTIILRIKMLTQEDVLNALKTIIYPNFEKDIVSFGFVKNIALHDNQLGLLIEIPSSSEETSAILRENISKAMQKMGVKALNLDIKTPPKPQAPKPATKNLAKNIKHVVMISSGKGGVGKSTTSVNLSIALANLNQKVGLLDADVYGPNIPRMMGLQNADVIMDPSGKKLIPLKAFGVSVMSMGLLYDEGQSLIWRGPMLMRAIEQMLSDIIWGDLDVLVVDMPPGTGDAQLTLAQAVPLSAGITVTTPQIVSLDDAKRSLDMFKKLHIPIAGIVENMGSFVCKHCKKESEIFGSNSMNELLEAYHTQILAKLPLEPKVRLGGDRGEPIVISHPNSVSAKIFEKMAQDLSAFLDKVKKEKLADNKDIQPTQTHACSH encoded by the coding sequence ATTTATAATGCAAAATTAAACAAAACATGTTATAAAGAAAATTCAAATACTATCATTTTAAGGATTAAAATGCTCACCCAAGAAGATGTCTTAAACGCGTTAAAAACAATTATTTACCCTAATTTTGAAAAGGATATTGTCAGCTTTGGTTTTGTCAAAAACATCGCTTTGCATGACAACCAATTAGGGCTTTTAATAGAAATCCCCTCAAGCTCTGAAGAAACGAGCGCGATTTTAAGGGAAAATATCTCCAAAGCGATGCAAAAAATGGGCGTGAAAGCTTTGAATTTGGATATTAAAACCCCGCCTAAACCGCAAGCCCCAAAGCCCGCCACTAAAAATTTGGCTAAAAATATCAAGCATGTAGTGATGATAAGCTCCGGTAAGGGCGGTGTGGGTAAAAGCACCACCAGTGTGAATTTAAGCATCGCTTTAGCGAATTTAAACCAAAAAGTGGGGCTACTAGACGCTGATGTGTATGGCCCTAATATCCCTAGAATGATGGGCTTACAAAACGCTGATGTGATCATGGATCCTAGCGGTAAAAAACTCATTCCTTTAAAAGCTTTTGGTGTTTCTGTGATGAGCATGGGGCTTTTGTATGATGAAGGGCAGAGTCTCATTTGGAGAGGGCCCATGCTCATGCGAGCGATTGAGCAGATGTTAAGCGATATTATTTGGGGGGATTTAGATGTTTTGGTGGTGGATATGCCCCCAGGAACAGGCGATGCGCAGCTCACGCTAGCCCAAGCTGTGCCTTTGAGTGCAGGAATTACTGTTACTACGCCTCAAATCGTGAGTTTGGATGACGCTAAACGGAGTTTGGACATGTTTAAGAAACTACACATTCCTATTGCGGGCATTGTAGAAAATATGGGGAGTTTTGTGTGCAAGCATTGCAAGAAAGAGAGCGAGATTTTTGGCTCAAATTCCATGAATGAGTTGCTAGAAGCTTACCACACGCAGATTTTAGCCAAGCTCCCTTTAGAGCCTAAAGTGCGTTTAGGGGGGGATAGGGGCGAACCGATTGTGATTTCTCACCCTAATAGCGTGAGCGCTAAGATTTTTGAAAAAATGGCGCAAGATTTGAGCGCTTTTTTAGACAAAGTAAAAAAGGAAAAACTAGCCGATAATAAGGACATCCAGCCCACACAAACGCATGCTTGCTCGCATTAG
- the plsX gene encoding phosphate acyltransferase PlsX, with translation MKIVIDLMGADHGVLPIIEGVSRALENKSFSAVLVGDKDKATPFISKELASKVEMIHTQDYIKMEEAATEAIKRKESSIYLGMDILKNGADALISAGHSGATMGLATLRLGRIKGVERPAICTLMPSVGKRPSVLLDAGANTDCKPEYLIDFALMGYEYAKSVLHYDSPKVGLLSNGEEDIKGNMLVKETHKMLKAYDFFYGNVEGSDIFKGVVDVVVCDGFMGNVVLKTTEGVASAIGSIFKDEIKSSFKSKMGALMLKNAFGILKQKTDYAEYGGAPLLGVNKSVIISHGKSNARAIECAIYQAINAVESQVCLRITQAFESLKPSVSAHQSDQQDA, from the coding sequence ATGAAAATTGTAATAGACTTAATGGGGGCTGACCATGGGGTTTTACCCATTATTGAGGGAGTCTCAAGGGCTTTAGAGAATAAGAGTTTTAGTGCGGTTTTAGTGGGGGATAAAGACAAAGCGACCCCTTTTATTTCTAAAGAGTTAGCCAGCAAAGTGGAAATGATCCACACGCAAGATTATATTAAAATGGAAGAAGCCGCCACTGAGGCGATTAAGCGTAAGGAATCTTCCATTTACTTGGGTATGGATATTTTGAAAAATGGGGCTGACGCTTTGATTTCAGCGGGGCATAGCGGAGCGACTATGGGTTTAGCGACCTTGCGTTTAGGGCGTATCAAGGGGGTTGAAAGGCCCGCTATTTGCACTTTGATGCCTAGCGTTGGCAAACGCCCTAGCGTGCTGTTAGACGCAGGAGCGAACACGGATTGCAAGCCTGAATATTTGATTGATTTTGCTCTTATGGGGTATGAATACGCTAAAAGCGTGTTGCATTATGATAGCCCTAAGGTGGGTCTTTTGAGTAATGGCGAAGAAGATATTAAAGGGAACATGCTCGTTAAAGAAACGCATAAAATGCTGAAAGCTTATGACTTCTTTTATGGCAATGTGGAGGGGAGCGATATTTTCAAAGGGGTTGTGGATGTGGTGGTTTGCGATGGCTTTATGGGGAATGTGGTCTTAAAGACAACTGAAGGGGTCGCTAGTGCGATAGGTTCTATTTTTAAAGATGAAATTAAAAGCTCTTTTAAATCTAAAATGGGGGCTTTGATGCTTAAGAATGCGTTTGGTATTTTAAAACAAAAAACCGATTACGCTGAATATGGGGGCGCGCCGCTTTTAGGCGTGAATAAAAGCGTGATCATTAGCCATGGCAAGAGCAACGCTAGAGCGATTGAATGCGCGATTTATCAGGCTATTAACGCTGTTGAAAGTCAGGTTTGTTTGAGAATTACCCAAGCGTTTGAGAGCTTAAAGCCTAGCGTTTCTGCGCATCAAAGTGATCAGCAAGACGCTTAA
- a CDS encoding glycosyltransferase family 8 protein has protein sequence MENLSAENIAKLEETIAPFSAFSSIEFLDISNEELEPRHNYDKLDSLIANEIKKLYLKLNAFSQKRFSKMIMCRFFFASLFPQYDKMIMFDVDTLFVNDISESFFIPLETHYFGAVREKDLIAMNRNSAKDLYELRQMHAKNIGVADAFPNLKEAQILFDNYFNAGFLALNLKSWRKENLENQLIGFFLLKNEKLLFSDQDALCFVCRGRILELPYSYNAHPSFLDTPSFPSVKEARMLHFWGDKPWKLFSVIGAKRWHEALIQTPFKDAYFNAPFLDHLFESIQNKDKEIHALNKILSFSDKRHSFKSLLPKFSSKLLIEFLLFKAKQKVKRLIKRV, from the coding sequence GTGGAAAATTTAAGCGCTGAAAATATAGCCAAATTAGAAGAAACGATCGCTCCTTTTAGCGCTTTTTCCAGTATAGAGTTTTTGGATATTTCTAATGAAGAACTAGAACCACGCCATAATTACGATAAGCTTGATTCTTTAATAGCTAATGAAATTAAAAAATTGTATTTAAAACTCAATGCTTTTTCGCAAAAACGCTTTTCTAAAATGATCATGTGCCGTTTCTTTTTCGCTTCCCTTTTCCCCCAATACGATAAGATGATCATGTTTGATGTGGACACTTTGTTTGTGAATGATATTAGCGAGAGCTTTTTTATCCCCCTTGAAACGCATTATTTTGGGGCTGTGAGGGAAAAAGATTTGATCGCTATGAATAGGAATTCGGCTAAGGATTTATACGAATTACGCCAAATGCACGCAAAAAACATTGGTGTCGCTGACGCTTTCCCTAATTTAAAAGAAGCTCAAATCCTTTTTGACAACTACTTTAACGCCGGGTTTTTAGCCTTAAATTTAAAATCATGGCGTAAAGAAAATCTTGAAAACCAATTGATTGGATTTTTTCTTTTGAAAAATGAAAAACTTTTATTTAGCGATCAAGATGCTCTGTGTTTTGTGTGCCGTGGTAGGATTTTAGAATTGCCTTATTCATACAATGCCCACCCTAGTTTCCTTGATACGCCCTCATTCCCTAGCGTTAAAGAAGCGCGCATGCTGCATTTTTGGGGCGATAAACCTTGGAAGCTCTTCAGCGTCATTGGTGCGAAAAGATGGCATGAAGCGTTGATTCAAACGCCTTTTAAAGACGCCTATTTTAACGCTCCTTTTTTGGATCACCTCTTTGAATCCATTCAAAACAAGGATAAAGAAATCCACGCTCTTAATAAAATCCTGTCTTTTTCAGACAAACGGCATTCTTTTAAATCTCTTCTGCCCAAATTTTCTTCTAAACTCCTTATAGAATTTTTGCTTTTTAAAGCCAAACAAAAAGTGAAGCGATTGATTAAAAGGGTTTAA